One genomic segment of Hevea brasiliensis isolate MT/VB/25A 57/8 chromosome 3, ASM3005281v1, whole genome shotgun sequence includes these proteins:
- the LOC110647835 gene encoding LOW QUALITY PROTEIN: origin of replication complex subunit 2 (The sequence of the model RefSeq protein was modified relative to this genomic sequence to represent the inferred CDS: substituted 1 base at 1 genomic stop codon), translating to MDINNGDEEEFEFSRNYFLAKESSGKKSTRKISDIDLVDEQELTAAVANIEPKHEKXTIALVNSYKKLYPRWVFELRCGFGLLMYGFGSKKALIESFASTALAEYPVVVINGYLQSINLKQVMTALAEVWWDQLKTRQRTSSRILQKVQQPFNSRSVDDLLAFLDKSEAEENDSFICVVVHNIDGPGLRDSESQQYLARIASCSNIRTIATVDHVNAPLLWDKKMVHTQFNWYWYHVPTYAPYKVEGIFFPLILAHSNTSQSAKTAAIVLQSLTPNAQSVFKILAEYQRSHPEEEGMPFDNLYTISRERFLVSSQVTLNSHLTEFKDHELVKTRRRSDGQDCLYIPLTNDSLEKLLSEINQ from the exons ATGGATATTAACAATGGTGATGAAGAGGAATTTGAGTTCTCGAGGAATTACTTTCTCGCAAAAGAGAGTTCGGGTAAGAAATCAACCCGCAAGATTTCTGATATTGATCTGGTTGATGAACAG GAGCTGACAGCAGCTGTAGCTAATATTGAACCAAAGCATGAGAAATAGACTATTGCTCTTGTGAATAGTTATAAGAAGCTATATCCCCGATGGGTTTTTGAGCTCAG GTGTGGTTTTGGCCTTCTAATGTATGGATTTGGATCTAAGAAGGCTTTAATTGAATCTTTTGCTTCAACAGCATTGGCAGAGTATCCTGTGGTTGTAATCAATGGGTATCTTCAGTCGATTAATCTAAAACAG GTCATGACAGCCTTAGCTGAAGTGTGGTGGGATCAGTTGAAAACCAGACAAAGGACTTCATCGAGGATTTTACAAAAAGTTCAACAGCCATTCAATTCTCGATCGGTGGATGATCTTCTTGCATTTTTGGATAAATCAGAGGCAGAGGAAAATGATTCTTTTATATGTGTTGTCGTTCATAACATTGATGGGCCTGGGTTAAGAGACTCTGAAAGCCAACAGTATCTTGCACGCATTGCTTCTTGTTCGAATATCCGTACCATTGCCACTGTTGACCATGTCAATGCACCTCTCT TGTGGGACAAGAAGATGGTTCACACACAATTTAACTGGTATTGGTACCATGTTCCCACCTATGCACCATATAAGGTTGAAggaatcttctttcctttgattCTTGCACACAGCAATACATCCCAGAGTGCCAAAACAGCTGCAATAGTTTTACAGAGTTTGACACCCAATGCTCAGAGTGTGTTCAAAATTCTTGCAGAATATCAACGGTCGCACCCTGAAGAAGAAG GCATGCCTTTTGATAATCTATATACAATCTCCAGAGAGCGCTTCCTTGTGAGTAGCCAGGTTACCCTTAACTCCCATTTGACAGAATTCAAGGATCACGAGTTGGTGAAGACCAGAAGGCGTAGTGATGGCCAAGATTGTTTATATATCCCTCTTACAAATGATTCACTTGAAAAGCTACTTTCTGAAATCAATCAATAG